A stretch of the Streptomyces sp. NBC_00078 genome encodes the following:
- a CDS encoding HAD family hydrolase produces MMAVLFDFSGTLFRIESTESWLRAVLDEAGMTLSEPELTQAAKALQVAGAQPGGASPAQLPAHLAEVWRIRDESAALHRAAYTGLSREVPLPEPGLHDTLYDRHRTPAAWAPYPDAADVLQALCERGIGIGVVSNIGWDLRPVFREHGLDRYVDAYVLSYEHGIQKPDPRLFAAACEALEVDPVEVLMVGDDREADGGAAALGCRVHLVDHLPTSERPDGLRAVLDLVD; encoded by the coding sequence ATGATGGCCGTTCTGTTCGACTTCTCCGGCACCCTCTTCCGTATCGAGTCCACCGAGTCCTGGTTGCGGGCGGTGCTGGACGAGGCCGGAATGACGCTCTCCGAGCCGGAGTTGACCCAGGCGGCGAAGGCGCTGCAAGTGGCCGGGGCGCAGCCCGGCGGAGCGAGCCCCGCACAACTGCCCGCGCACCTCGCCGAGGTGTGGCGGATCCGGGACGAGAGCGCCGCGCTGCACCGCGCCGCCTACACCGGTCTTTCCCGCGAAGTGCCGCTCCCCGAGCCCGGGTTGCACGACACACTGTACGACCGCCACAGGACGCCCGCCGCGTGGGCGCCCTACCCCGACGCCGCCGACGTGCTCCAGGCGCTGTGCGAGCGCGGGATCGGCATCGGCGTGGTGAGCAACATCGGGTGGGACCTGCGCCCGGTCTTCCGCGAGCACGGCCTCGACCGGTATGTGGACGCGTACGTCCTGTCGTACGAGCACGGCATCCAGAAGCCCGACCCACGGCTGTTCGCGGCGGCCTGCGAGGCACTCGAAGTTGATCCGGTGGAGGTCCTGATGGTCGGTGACGACCGGGAGGCGGACGGCGGTGCGGCGGCCCTCGGCTGCCGGGTGCACCTGGTGGACCATCTGCCGACGTCCGAGCGGCCGGACGGGCTGCGTGCCGTGCTGGACCTGGTGGACTGA
- a CDS encoding phosphatase PAP2 family protein: MHNPPVDSPPRPPDQNATARAATLLALCSALLLTLVAVKWHPLTSTDGDIARTTHRWAVDEPGLTHAFRILTDWVWDPWTMRLVCAAAVLWLVWRRAAWWTALWLVATCSLGTLLQQALKSAVDRPRPVWPDPVDTAHYAAFPSGHAMTATVVCGLLLWLLHRCGPGRALWRTALAVAGVSVAGVGLTRVWLGVHWPSDVVGGWLLGAMVVALAVLVHQRWRP, from the coding sequence ATGCACAACCCGCCCGTCGACTCCCCGCCCCGCCCGCCCGACCAGAACGCCACCGCCCGCGCCGCAACCCTCCTCGCCCTGTGCTCCGCACTGCTGCTCACGCTCGTCGCGGTCAAGTGGCACCCCCTGACCAGCACCGACGGCGACATCGCCCGCACCACTCACCGCTGGGCCGTCGACGAACCCGGCCTCACCCACGCGTTCCGCATCCTGACGGACTGGGTCTGGGACCCCTGGACGATGCGCCTGGTGTGCGCGGCGGCCGTGCTGTGGCTGGTGTGGAGACGTGCGGCGTGGTGGACGGCACTGTGGCTGGTGGCCACCTGCTCGCTGGGCACCCTGCTGCAACAGGCCCTCAAGTCCGCGGTCGACCGTCCGCGCCCCGTCTGGCCCGACCCCGTCGACACGGCCCACTACGCGGCCTTCCCCTCGGGACACGCGATGACCGCCACGGTCGTCTGCGGCCTCCTGCTCTGGCTCCTGCACCGCTGCGGCCCCGGCCGCGCCCTGTGGCGCACTGCGCTGGCCGTGGCCGGGGTCTCCGTGGCCGGCGTGGGCCTCACCCGTGTGTGGCTGGGCGTGCACTGGCCCTCCGACGTGGTGGGCGGCTGGCTCCTGGGGGCGATGGTCGTGGCGCTGGCCGTGCTGGTCCACCAGCGATGGCGACCGTGA
- a CDS encoding DUF2630 family protein, with amino-acid sequence MEQDRQILARITEMVEDERRLRESLASGEIDSTTEQRRLGQLERYLVQCWDLLRQRRATAEFGKNPDEARARSSSQVEGYLE; translated from the coding sequence ACAGGACCGGCAGATCCTGGCCAGGATCACGGAGATGGTCGAGGACGAGCGCAGGCTCCGGGAATCCCTCGCGTCCGGCGAGATCGACAGCACGACGGAACAGCGGCGGCTCGGACAGCTGGAGCGCTACCTCGTCCAGTGCTGGGACCTGCTGCGGCAGCGGCGCGCGACGGCCGAGTTCGGAAAGAACCCGGACGAGGCGCGGGCCCGGTCGTCGTCGCAGGTCGAGGGCTATCTGGAGTAG